Genomic window (Streptomyces sp. 11x1):
CCGCCGGTCACCTGGACGAGGCGGCCGGCCGCACCACGGCGGACGACGGCGCCCAGCCCACGCCCGGCACCGTCAACGATCTCGGTGTCGGTGACACGGTGGCCCTGCCCGACGAGGACGACGAGAACAACGTCTCCCCGTACACGGTCGTCCGCATCGACGACCTCCTCGGCGGGGCCCGCCAGGTGACCGTGCAGGATGCCAACGGGGCGCAGCACTCGCGCACCCTGTCCGGGGATCAGCCGCTGTGGCAGCTTCCCGAACTGCCCGCTGCCGACGGAGCGGACACGCCCCGCGACCCGAACCCGGCGCCGTCCGCCGATGCCGTCGTCGCCGGGCACCCCAACCGGGTGGCGCGTGCGGTCGTCGACTCGGCCATAGCCGGGACGGAGCCCGCAGGCAGCATCCACCAGTTGAGGCAGCAGGTCGCCGAACGGGTCACCTCCGAAGCCCTGCTGGTGCCCATGCAGCAGGCCCGTCAGGACGCCGTCGACGCCCTGGACACGGCCGGCATCACCGGACCCGAGCGGACGGAGGCATTCAAGCGGCTCAAGGCCGAGCGACTTCGCGCCCGCGCGGCCGCGGTCAAGGCGGTGCTGCGCACCATCAACGACCTGGAGCCGCTCGATGGGGAGAGCGAGCAGGACACGGCGAACAGGGCGGCGGACCTGCTGCGGATGATCCCCGACCAGATTGGTGCGCCGGCCGCACGGCAGGGTGGTACCGGTGAGACCGGCGAGACGATCGGCCGACACGTCGACGACGCGCTGATGGCTCTCGCGCGGCAGGCCTTCGGCGACGGCCTGAGCGATGAGGATGCGCTGCGCTTGGGCCGGGTGCTCGCCGGTCGCATGGACGCGACCCGGCAGGCGACTGCCCGCCGCATCCTGCGTCACCTGCCGCCCGCCCAGCAGCGCGCCCTCCTGCCGCAAGTGCTCGCCCTGCTCATGCGGATCGCACGCCGCATCGTCGCCATGGTGAAGGCCCTGCTGAAGGCCGCTGGACGGGTGTGGAACTCGGAGGCCTTCCGCCGGTTCCGCGAACGCCTGGTGGCGCGTGTGAAGGCGTGGCCGGAGTCTCGGCGCCTGCACCGCATCGCGCAGAGCGCCGACCTCCCGAACCCGGGTGACGGTGACAGCCTCGCCGACCGAATCGCGCACTGGACGCGGTTGCTGCCAGCCCCGGGCCGCTTCGGACAGGCGTCGCGGCGCGCACGCTGGTACCAGCGCACCACCCGCCGCGCCCTGGCCGCCGGGGAACTCCCGGCCGTGCAGGACGGCATGCGCTGGGCGCCGGACCGGGCTGCCGACCGTGGCCCGGGTGCCACCGCGATGCGGCACCTGGCCGCGCTGCGAGCTGCTGGCGTCGACATGGACCGGGACATCAACGCCCGGCTCGCGACCGCCCGGCCGGAGCTCGGTGACGACCCGCACACCAGCCTGCGCCTGGCCTCCGCGTACGCGGACACCACCAAGCGTCGGGCCCGGGATCTCGCTGCCCGCCCCGTCGGGCACAGCGTGAACCCGGAGTACGCACTGGAGTTGGCAGCCGCCCGCGCTGAGGCCGCCGATGCCCGCACGGAAGCGGACCGGCTCCGCGCCGCGTACTTGGCTGCGATGCCCGACGTCGTCGCCGAAGCCCTGGCCTCGGTGCGCGAGATGGGCCCGGGAGGCGCCTCGGCGCTGATCGTGTCCCCGGACAGCGACAGCGACGCAGCCCGCGCGCTGACCGACGTGCAGCGGTTCGTCCCCAGGGACTGGCTCGACCCGACCGAACGGCGCCTCGTGACCGCGCGAAGCGCTGAGGTCGGCGGGTACGACCCGGCCAGCCGGACGGTCTCTGTCGCCGATCTCGGCGACGAAGGCCTCGGGACAGCCGCGTACGCGCTCCTGGCCCACCTGCAGCAGGTACAGCCGGACCTTCTGGCCGCGCAGCAGGTATACCGATACGCCCGCACCCACACGGGCCGTGTCGGGGCTCGCCGATCCAGCGTCGACGAGCTGTTCGCGCGGCTGTTCAGCAGCGCGGAATCGGGCCGGGCGGACGTGATCCTGCCGCGGGCCCTGCAGTCCCTGTTCAACGGCGACTGGTACGAGGACGACGACCTCCGGGCGTTCCTCCTCGGCCTGCTCGCCACTCGGTAGAAGGAGGCCCGCATGTTGGCGACCGGAGTCCTCGAGGACGGTTGCCCGTACGACGTCGAGATCACCGGCCGAGCGGACCGGCCGGTGATCGGCTCGGCGCGGATCCGGGCGCTGGTCGAGCAGCACACAGGGAAGCCGGTGCTGCTCGGCCCGCTCGGGCCCCGCCGCGACGTGGACCCCGGCGATCCGCAGACGGTTCTTGCGCTGCTCCGGCAGCGCACCCGTCTGATCGACCAGCGGCCGTGAAGTGGAGGCCGTGGCCGGGACACAAGCCAGCCACGGCCCTCACCCTCCGCGCGTGACCACTACTCGCTTCGCTTACGCCATCAAGGCCCTGCCCGACACCCAGCCGGCCCCCGGGGGGCCACCGGGCCCGCCCGACCCCGCCGCGGGCGAGATACAGCCGCCCGCACACGACGACTCCCGCCCGTGGGCGGGCGACGCCTACGACGAGGGGGACGAGACGGATCCGGCGAACGCCTATGCCGCGTTCACCGGACAGGACGGTGAGGAGGCCTGGTTGGACCGGGCCCCCGACGGCACCCTCACCGGCTGGGTCCGCGACGCCACGGGGCAGGTGTGGCGGTACAGCGACGACAGCGCTTGGGTGCTGGACGTCGACGGCGCGCAGATGCAGCGCGTCAGCACCACCCCCGGCCAGAACCCCACAGGCGACGCCCCGACGGATGGGCAGGAGGCGCCCGCAGAAGAGGAGACCCCCGACCCGTACGCCGCAGAAACCGACGATCCGGAGGCCGACCCGCTCGCCGACGCCGACGAGGAAGACCCGGATATGGAAGAGTCCCCAGACGAGGACGAGGACGACGCGCCCTTCCCCGGGGCGAAGAAGCCGAAGCAGAAGGGAGGCAAGTAGATGGCCATGGACCGCAGCACAGCGCTCGCAGTCGCCCAGGAAGCGCACAAGGCAGCCGCCGCCGGCAAGACCGTTAAGGACTGCCCCTACGACGCCGACGCCGACAGCCCCGAGCAGCGCTTCAAGGCCCGCTACTGGACCCTCGGCTTCGAGCAGGCCCAGGAGGACAGCGCGGGACGGTAAGGCGCTGGCGGGGGCACGGTGCGCGGGTTGATCACCCCGCGCCCTGGAGGTCCCCGCCGTGCCGAGCCCCCCACCCCGTAAGCCGTCGATCCGCCACGGCACCGTACGGGCCATCTTCGCCGTCACCGGCGTCGTCGATGAGGTCAGCGACCTCATCCTGCCCGGAGCCTTCGCCAGGACCCTGGCCACCCGCCGTGTGAAGTCCGTGTTCCACCACGAGTGGAAGGACCCCATCGGCGTCGTGCTGGAAGTCGAGGAGTGGAAGCCCGGCGACCCGCGGTTCGCGTCCATCCCGGGCGGAGCCGTATGGCCGAAGGAGGCCGGCGCGCTCGTCGCGACCGTCCAATTCAACCTGCGCACCCAGCGCGGCCGCGACGTGTACGAGCAGGTCAAGCAGTGGCACGAGCACGGCGAGGCCCAGTTCTCCATCGGCTACAAGGTGCCGCCCGGCGGCGCCAGCAAGCGGCACGACGGGGTGCGGATCATCCACTCCCTGGACCTGTACGAGGTCAGTCCCGTCCTCCACGGCGCGCACCCCATGACCCGGAGTCTGGAAGTGAAGTCGGCAGCCCTGACCGGGGAGGGAGTCGAGCACAAGGCGACCTGGTCAGGGATCGAGCTGGACTACAAGGACGCGGAACAGCAGGTCGACCGCGGCGCCATGATCGCCCTGTACCTGCCGCGCGACGCCGCGGAGAGGATCGCCCAGCCGGAAGGCACGGCACCTCGCGACCTGCACGTCACCCTCGCGTACCTGGGGGACGCCGCCGCACTCGGCGGGCACCCGGAAGACCTGGCCGACCTGGTACGCAGCGCCCTCACGGACGCGAACCCTCTGGAAGGCAACATCGGCGGCATCGGCCGCTTCCCGGACACCGGGGACGGCGAAGTCACGTGGGTGCCCGTCGACGTGGCTGGCCTGACCGAACTACGCACACGGATCGCCGAAGCTCTGCGTCTGTCGGTGTTCTCCGACAAGTTCCGCGAGGACCACGGCTTCACCCCACACGTGACCCTCGGATATCGGCTGCCCGGCGTCGCGCCGTTCCCGCAGATACCCGTCCGCTTCGACGACGTAGTGGTCGTGCAGGGGACCAAGCGGACCCCGATCCCGCTGTCCGGGCCGCCGGTCGATGCGGACACGATGCAGGCCAGCATGGAGGCCAAGACCGCGGCCGCCGTGCGGCTGGAGGCCAAGGCCGCCAGCGGACTGGACCGGAACCGCGGCAACGCGGAGCACCTGCGCGACTGGTACGCACACGGCGAAGGCGCCGCCCGCATCGGCTGGGGCCGCCGCGGCGACTTCGACCGCTGTGTTGCCCTCGCCGGAAAGCACATGTCCCCCGAGGACGCCCGCGGCTACTGCAACCTGCGCCATCACGACGCCCTCGGCATCTACCCCGCCACTCACGCCGCGGAGAGCAAGAGCGCCCGCGCGGCCGTCCTCGAAGCGAAGAACCTCCCCTTGGAGACTCCCATGCCTGCATCGACCCCTTACTCGTACGAGCAGCTCCGCAACCGCATCGCAGAGGCCGCGCGGCCCCTATTCGACTGCGGGGAAGACGGGTTCACCAGTGTGGAGGCGACCTACCCGGACCGGGCGATCGTCGTCGTCTGCAAGCAGGGCGAGAACAGCACGTACGCCGTCCCGTACACCGTCGACGGTTTCGACGTGGATCTCGGCACCCCTCAGCCTGTGGAGCTTGCCACGGTCGCGGTTCCCGTCGACGGCCGGGAGCGGGCCGCCAGCGTCGACGAGGAGATCGAGGCACGGTTCATGAAGCCGTCCGCACAGGCTCTCGACGACGCGACAGCCCTGATCACCGTCTCCGACGCCACCCCCGACGAGGTCGTGACGCTCCAGCCGAGCGTGGAACGACTGCTCGCCGCCCTCGCGAAGAAGGGCGCCCCCATGCCCGCGCAGCAGCCGCCGGCCCCGGGCGAAGACGAGGGCCTGGACGACGACTTCCTTCCCGACGAGGAAGCGCCGGCCAATGCCGACGAGGAGCTGGAGGACGATAGCGACGAGGACCTGGAGGACGACGCCGACGGCGGCGAGGAGACGTCGACACCGCCGATCGACCTCTGGGACGACGACGGGGACTCCGAGCAGTGGGGCACCGACGAGGGTGACGACGAGCCCTACACGCCCCTCAAGGAGACTGACCGGGCCGTCCTGGACCCCGATGAGGTCAAGGCCCAACTCGCCGCCCTGCGCGCCTGATAGACGTGCTGTCGACGTCGCGCGCACAGCCCGCGAGTTGAGCGCGCGACGTTAACCCCTCCCGTGTTCTCCAATGCCCGCGCGTTTCGGGTCGTCCCGGTGCTGGCCGGGCGAGCGACGCATGTCCATCGCCACGCCCAGCACCGGGAGAGCACACCACCATGGCTACCGATAAGAGCCTGCTCAGCAGCCTGCAGACGCAGCTGCAGGAGAAGAGCGCGGAGGCCGACCGCATCGCGTCGACCTTCAAGGAAGAGGGCGGCAAGTTCGTCGTCAGCACCGAGCAGAGGAACGCGTACGTCAAGGTCGTCCGCGACGCCCAGGAGATCAAGGGGCTGATCGACGCCGCACAGGGCGCCGACAACCTCAACGAGTACATCAACGCCCCCGAGGGCACCCCCGCGGCTGGCCAGTTCTACGGCAGCGCCCCGCGCGGCACGGAGGCCAAGAGCCTCGGTGAGCTGTTCACCGAGTCCGAGGCCTACAAGCGGGCGGCGGCCAGCGAGTTCAAGGAGCGGCCCTACATCCGCGCCGAGATCGAGGGGAAGTCGATCTTCTCCCTCTCCGCGGGAACCCACACCCACCAGGCCCTCGGCTCCGTGCAGGACCTCGGTATCACCGAGTCGCAGCGCCGTAAGTGGCATATCCGTGACCTTTTCCCCTCCGCGAAGACCAAGTCCGCGGTCCTCCTCGGCATCCGCGAGACCGGCTGGGTCAACAACGCGGCCCAGGTGCCGGAGCGCAGGGCGGCCGACGGTGTCTCCGCGCCGACAGGCCTGGACACCGACGTCTTCGGCAAGGCCCCGCGGTCGAAGCTGAAGCTGGAGCCGGTGGCCTTCCCGATCGCCGAGATCGCCCACCTGCTCGATGGGCATAAGAACATCCTCAGCGACGAGCCGCGCCTGCGGACCTTCATCAACTCGCGCCTCGTGGAGGGCGTGAAATTCGCGGAGGACTACGACCTGCTCCACAGCCAGGGCGGTGACGGCACCTCCATCGTCGGCCTGTTCAACACGCCCGGTGTCCAGCAGTACACGGGCAAGAACACCGACAAGTTCTCCATCCAGATGCGCCGCGCGATGACGCGGTCGCTGCTCGCCGAGTACGAGCCGACCGGTGTCGTCCTCTCGCCGAGCATGTGGGAGGAGGTCGAGGTCGAGACCGACGACAACGGTGCCTTCCGCGTCGCCCTGCAGGTCGCCGTGGGCGCGCAGAAGAAGGTCTGGAGGATCAACGTCGTCGAGACGACGGCGATGCCGGA
Coding sequences:
- a CDS encoding 2'-5' RNA ligase family protein; protein product: MPSPPPRKPSIRHGTVRAIFAVTGVVDEVSDLILPGAFARTLATRRVKSVFHHEWKDPIGVVLEVEEWKPGDPRFASIPGGAVWPKEAGALVATVQFNLRTQRGRDVYEQVKQWHEHGEAQFSIGYKVPPGGASKRHDGVRIIHSLDLYEVSPVLHGAHPMTRSLEVKSAALTGEGVEHKATWSGIELDYKDAEQQVDRGAMIALYLPRDAAERIAQPEGTAPRDLHVTLAYLGDAAALGGHPEDLADLVRSALTDANPLEGNIGGIGRFPDTGDGEVTWVPVDVAGLTELRTRIAEALRLSVFSDKFREDHGFTPHVTLGYRLPGVAPFPQIPVRFDDVVVVQGTKRTPIPLSGPPVDADTMQASMEAKTAAAVRLEAKAASGLDRNRGNAEHLRDWYAHGEGAARIGWGRRGDFDRCVALAGKHMSPEDARGYCNLRHHDALGIYPATHAAESKSARAAVLEAKNLPLETPMPASTPYSYEQLRNRIAEAARPLFDCGEDGFTSVEATYPDRAIVVVCKQGENSTYAVPYTVDGFDVDLGTPQPVELATVAVPVDGRERAASVDEEIEARFMKPSAQALDDATALITVSDATPDEVVTLQPSVERLLAALAKKGAPMPAQQPPAPGEDEGLDDDFLPDEEAPANADEELEDDSDEDLEDDADGGEETSTPPIDLWDDDGDSEQWGTDEGDDEPYTPLKETDRAVLDPDEVKAQLAALRA
- a CDS encoding phage major capsid protein — protein: MATDKSLLSSLQTQLQEKSAEADRIASTFKEEGGKFVVSTEQRNAYVKVVRDAQEIKGLIDAAQGADNLNEYINAPEGTPAAGQFYGSAPRGTEAKSLGELFTESEAYKRAAASEFKERPYIRAEIEGKSIFSLSAGTHTHQALGSVQDLGITESQRRKWHIRDLFPSAKTKSAVLLGIRETGWVNNAAQVPERRAADGVSAPTGLDTDVFGKAPRSKLKLEPVAFPIAEIAHLLDGHKNILSDEPRLRTFINSRLVEGVKFAEDYDLLHSQGGDGTSIVGLFNTPGVQQYTGKNTDKFSIQMRRAMTRSLLAEYEPTGVVLSPSMWEEVEVETDDNGAFRVALQVAVGAQKKVWRINVVETTAMPDEKYLLGSFGMGAQLYDRENVSVTVSSENADNFERGVLTFRADERVALEVSRPESFVIGTWTTPA